The Echinicola rosea genome has a segment encoding these proteins:
- a CDS encoding DUF819 family protein, with product MQESTPLITNDAVVLGILVGILAIVFGTAASKNALWQKFYRVVPTVLLCYFLPSILNTLGVISGESSQLYRIASRYLLPASLVLLTLSIDFKSILKLGPKALTMFLAGTVGIILGGPLALLLVSLFDPSVVGGVGPDEVWRGLSTIAGSWIGGGANQTAMYRTFEPSGELFSQVIAVDVVMANLWLAFLLYWAANPGRIDKLFKADSSAIDALQKKVEAYRGSIMKIPSMADTLMVLGVGFGITGLAHWLADFIAPWIGTNYPQLEKYSLDSPFFWIVIIATTGGLILSFTKARNLEGVGASRLGSVLLYVLITTVGMQMDLFAILDNPTLFVVGGLWMIFHITIMLVVAYLIKAPFFYVAVGSQANVGGAASAPIVASAFHPSLAPVGVLLAVFGYAAGTYGAYLCGLLLQMVSNL from the coding sequence ATGCAGGAAAGCACTCCTTTGATCACCAATGATGCTGTAGTATTAGGCATCCTTGTCGGCATTCTGGCCATTGTATTTGGTACTGCAGCCAGTAAAAATGCCCTTTGGCAAAAGTTTTATAGGGTGGTTCCTACTGTCCTATTATGCTATTTTTTGCCTTCTATTTTGAATACACTGGGGGTTATTTCAGGGGAAAGCTCTCAATTGTACAGAATTGCTTCCCGCTATCTATTGCCCGCCTCATTAGTTTTGCTTACGTTAAGCATTGATTTTAAGTCAATACTAAAACTGGGGCCCAAGGCACTTACCATGTTCTTGGCCGGAACTGTGGGCATCATCCTGGGTGGCCCCTTGGCTTTGTTGCTGGTTTCGCTGTTTGACCCAAGCGTGGTCGGCGGTGTAGGGCCTGATGAAGTATGGAGAGGACTATCGACCATCGCCGGTAGCTGGATTGGCGGTGGTGCCAACCAAACAGCAATGTACAGGACTTTTGAGCCTAGCGGTGAGCTGTTTAGCCAGGTCATTGCTGTAGATGTGGTAATGGCAAACCTGTGGCTGGCATTTCTGCTATATTGGGCTGCCAACCCCGGACGCATCGACAAGTTGTTCAAAGCAGATAGTTCGGCCATTGATGCCCTTCAGAAAAAAGTGGAAGCTTATCGGGGAAGCATTATGAAAATTCCAAGTATGGCGGATACTTTAATGGTGCTGGGCGTTGGGTTTGGTATTACTGGATTGGCGCATTGGCTGGCTGATTTTATCGCACCTTGGATAGGAACTAATTACCCTCAGCTGGAAAAATATTCTTTGGATTCGCCTTTCTTTTGGATTGTGATTATCGCTACGACCGGTGGTCTGATCTTGTCTTTTACAAAAGCCAGAAACCTGGAAGGAGTCGGGGCGAGTAGATTGGGAAGTGTGCTGCTTTATGTGCTTATCACTACCGTTGGGATGCAGATGGATTTGTTTGCGATACTGGACAATCCTACGCTATTTGTAGTAGGAGGGCTGTGGATGATTTTTCATATCACGATCATGCTGGTAGTGGCCTATCTGATCAAGGCACCGTTTTTTTATGTTGCTGTTGGGTCACAAGCTAACGTTGGGGGGGCTGCTTCTGCACCGATCGTAGCCTCTGCATTTCACCCATCATTGGCTCCTGTTGGGGTTCTGTTGGCCGTTTTTGGGTACGCTGCGGGTACTTATGGAGCTTATTTGTGCGGACTGTTGTTACAAATGGTGTCTAACCTTTAA
- a CDS encoding YbjQ family protein, which translates to MITTTTPSVEGYDIKKYCGIVTGETIIGANVFRDFFASITDIVGGRSGTYEKVLKEAKSTSLMEMEMQAKAMGGNAVVGVDLDYETIRDGMLMVTASGTAVFVEPK; encoded by the coding sequence ATGATTACAACAACTACTCCTTCAGTGGAAGGATATGATATCAAAAAATATTGTGGAATTGTCACAGGAGAAACGATTATCGGAGCAAATGTTTTCAGGGATTTTTTTGCCAGTATTACCGATATTGTGGGTGGCCGATCCGGCACATATGAGAAAGTACTGAAAGAAGCAAAATCTACTTCCTTGATGGAAATGGAAATGCAGGCCAAAGCGATGGGAGGAAATGCCGTGGTAGGTGTAGATTTGGATTATGAAACGATCCGGGATGGCATGCTCATGGTGACCGCCAGCGGCACAGCAGTCTTTGTCGAACCCAAATAA
- the metF gene encoding methylenetetrahydrofolate reductase [NAD(P)H] — MKVTEHLNQAKKTLFSFEILPPLKGQSLNEMLDGISPLMDFNPPFIDVTYHREEYVYKKHANGLLEKVSTRKRPGTVGICAALMNRFKVDAVPHILCGGFDKEETENVLIDLNFIGVENVLALRGDAPKSEGRFIPEEGGHSYSNELVQQIVGMNHGKYLHEETETGFQTDFCVGVAGYPEKHFEAPSFKFDLKYLKAKVDAGAEYIVTQMFFDNKKYFDFVKQVRDAGITIPIIPGLKPITTLRQITVLPSIFFLDLPDQLMDELEKCKDNAAVRQVGIEWAIQQSKELIDFGVPCLHYYTMSKASTVHKVASAVF, encoded by the coding sequence ATGAAAGTAACAGAACACCTCAACCAAGCAAAAAAGACACTTTTTTCTTTCGAGATCCTTCCACCACTGAAGGGGCAAAGTTTAAATGAAATGTTGGATGGGATATCTCCCTTGATGGATTTTAATCCACCATTTATAGATGTTACCTACCACCGTGAAGAGTATGTTTATAAAAAACATGCCAACGGATTGTTGGAAAAGGTAAGCACCCGCAAGCGTCCTGGTACGGTAGGAATCTGTGCAGCGCTAATGAATCGGTTTAAGGTGGATGCTGTCCCTCATATCCTGTGCGGTGGGTTTGACAAGGAGGAAACCGAGAATGTGCTGATTGACCTAAACTTCATTGGTGTGGAAAATGTGCTTGCCCTACGTGGTGATGCTCCAAAATCGGAAGGAAGGTTTATCCCAGAGGAAGGTGGTCACAGCTATTCCAATGAATTGGTGCAGCAGATTGTCGGGATGAACCATGGTAAATACTTGCATGAGGAAACAGAAACAGGATTCCAAACTGATTTCTGTGTTGGTGTTGCTGGCTATCCTGAAAAGCACTTTGAGGCTCCCAGCTTCAAGTTTGACTTAAAATACCTTAAGGCCAAGGTAGATGCAGGTGCTGAGTACATCGTGACACAAATGTTTTTTGACAATAAGAAGTATTTTGATTTTGTCAAGCAAGTAAGAGACGCAGGCATCACCATTCCGATCATCCCTGGTCTTAAGCCGATTACGACTTTACGACAAATCACGGTGTTGCCGAGTATCTTTTTCTTGGATTTGCCGGACCAATTGATGGATGAATTGGAAAAATGCAAAGATAACGCCGCGGTTCGACAGGTAGGTATCGAATGGGCCATACAGCAAAGCAAGGAACTGATTGATTTTGGGGTGCCTTGCCTGCATTATTACACCATGAGCAAGGCCAGTACGGTTCATAAAGTGGCGAGTGCTGTTTTTTAG
- a CDS encoding formylglycine-generating enzyme family protein translates to MLLHKFVVSAIVAGSILFFNTNSSVYSEPFDPYTEEIPNTDLVFGMTPIAAGEFIMGSSSEEEGRKVDEGPQRKVAVDAFWMGTHEMTWDIFELFLNKNYEASVSQKALSPEVDGLTRPTTPYLDMTFGMGKEDKPAIGMTQYGAIQFCKWLYTKTGKFYRLPTEAEWEYAARAGASTAYFFGEDQTALADYAWFAENSEETTHKIGEKKPNPWGLYDIYGNVMEWTNDAYVPQYPEMTDVDENPQQTSEELYPRVIRGGSYVSEALDLRSSRRFASNPAWKQIDPQIPKSRWWFPEAPFLGLRVVRPLVRPTEEEIMAYYDQAPIDDY, encoded by the coding sequence ATGTTACTTCATAAGTTTGTAGTTTCTGCTATAGTAGCAGGTAGTATTTTGTTTTTTAACACTAACAGCAGTGTTTATTCGGAACCATTTGACCCATATACAGAAGAGATTCCAAATACCGATTTGGTTTTTGGGATGACTCCGATTGCTGCAGGAGAATTCATTATGGGAAGCTCCAGTGAAGAAGAGGGAAGAAAAGTAGATGAAGGCCCGCAGCGGAAAGTAGCCGTGGACGCCTTTTGGATGGGGACGCATGAAATGACTTGGGATATTTTTGAATTATTCTTAAATAAAAACTACGAGGCCTCCGTGAGTCAAAAAGCCCTTTCACCGGAAGTAGATGGCTTGACCAGGCCCACCACACCTTATTTGGACATGACTTTTGGTATGGGTAAGGAAGACAAGCCCGCTATTGGCATGACCCAATATGGAGCTATTCAGTTTTGTAAATGGTTATATACCAAAACAGGGAAATTTTACCGATTGCCCACCGAAGCAGAATGGGAGTACGCCGCCAGGGCTGGCGCGAGTACTGCTTATTTCTTTGGCGAAGACCAAACTGCATTAGCAGATTATGCTTGGTTTGCTGAAAATAGTGAAGAGACCACACACAAAATAGGCGAGAAAAAGCCGAACCCGTGGGGATTATACGACATTTATGGCAATGTCATGGAATGGACCAACGATGCGTATGTTCCCCAATACCCGGAAATGACAGATGTGGACGAGAACCCACAACAGACTTCAGAGGAATTGTACCCGAGGGTCATCAGAGGGGGAAGTTATGTAAGTGAGGCCCTTGATCTTAGGAGCAGCCGTCGTTTTGCATCAAATCCAGCATGGAAGCAGATCGATCCACAAATTCCCAAAAGCCGCTGGTGGTTTCCAGAAGCTCCTTTTTTGGGCCTGCGGGTGGTAAGACCATTGGTACGGCCCACTGAGGAGGAAATTATGGCTTATTATGACCAAGCGCCAATTGATGACTATTAA
- the aceK gene encoding bifunctional isocitrate dehydrogenase kinase/phosphatase — protein MRTATQPLVVQEIIKAYNKYITAFHEHTKRAPIYFRERDWDGVQLNHRQRLRLYKDCVNEVVASCRECYGDYLKDRQFWMEVKTAFSININQRKDKELAESFYNSVIRKAVSDLSIDEELMFVVEGYDSCEIHPQEPLFHNYPSQWGVQKIIRKILEDFDFKAPYYQREKDVQFLVRSIREVILTRYQVDDNTTTQVLKQVFYRNKAAYLIGRTFLGGKWMPFIIPFLNGPKGIYVDTLIFDPNLMSAIFSYTRSYFMVETEIPSQIVAFLNSVIRHKKVYELYNAIGFNKHGKTEFYRDFLNHLHTSDDLFTIAPGIKGMVMTVFTLPSYNIVFKVIKDHFDPPKNMTRQEVKEKYRLVSLHDRVGRMADTHEFEYFQIPLNRVHPELLKELRNTVNSLIEIKGDTLYIKHLYTERRLTPLNMYLETCNLEDAKIAVEEYGNAILQLAKANIFPGDMMTKNFGVTRQKRVIFYDYDEIEFLTKMNFRIKPKPVTFDQIYASRPWYEIAKNDVFPEDFRRFMIGRADVKPHFFDFHELLFDPKHWQAIQERIEHGELLHAFPYPEYMRFRPEEEV, from the coding sequence ATGCGTACAGCCACCCAACCGCTCGTAGTTCAGGAAATTATAAAGGCTTACAATAAGTACATCACTGCCTTTCATGAGCATACCAAACGAGCTCCAATCTACTTTAGGGAACGGGACTGGGATGGCGTACAGCTGAACCACCGACAGCGCCTTCGCCTTTATAAGGATTGTGTAAATGAAGTAGTTGCCTCTTGCAGGGAATGTTACGGGGATTATTTGAAGGACAGGCAGTTTTGGATGGAGGTAAAAACAGCTTTCTCCATAAATATCAACCAGCGTAAAGACAAAGAACTTGCAGAGTCCTTTTATAATTCAGTCATTCGAAAGGCGGTCTCTGATCTTTCCATAGATGAGGAGCTGATGTTTGTGGTGGAAGGATATGATTCCTGTGAAATCCATCCCCAAGAACCTCTTTTCCATAATTACCCCTCACAGTGGGGCGTACAAAAGATCATCAGGAAAATCCTGGAGGATTTTGACTTCAAAGCTCCCTATTACCAACGTGAAAAGGATGTACAGTTTTTGGTAAGGAGTATTAGGGAGGTAATCCTGACCCGCTACCAAGTGGACGATAACACCACCACACAGGTTTTGAAGCAGGTCTTTTACCGTAATAAAGCTGCCTATTTAATAGGAAGGACTTTTCTGGGAGGAAAATGGATGCCTTTTATCATTCCTTTTCTCAATGGCCCTAAGGGAATCTATGTGGACACCTTGATCTTTGATCCCAATCTCATGAGTGCTATTTTCAGTTATACACGTTCTTATTTTATGGTAGAAACTGAAATCCCCTCCCAGATTGTCGCTTTCCTCAATTCGGTGATCCGCCACAAAAAGGTCTATGAGCTCTATAATGCCATTGGTTTTAATAAGCACGGCAAGACTGAATTTTACAGGGATTTTCTAAACCACCTCCATACCAGTGATGACCTGTTCACCATAGCACCAGGGATCAAGGGGATGGTGATGACGGTGTTTACACTACCCTCCTACAACATCGTTTTCAAAGTCATCAAGGATCATTTTGACCCTCCCAAAAACATGACCCGGCAAGAAGTAAAAGAGAAATACCGCTTGGTTTCCCTGCATGATCGGGTAGGAAGAATGGCTGACACCCATGAATTTGAATACTTCCAGATCCCACTGAACAGGGTGCACCCGGAATTGTTAAAAGAACTTAGAAACACCGTAAACTCCTTGATAGAAATAAAAGGTGACACGCTGTATATCAAACATTTATATACAGAAAGGAGGCTCACTCCGCTAAACATGTACTTGGAAACCTGTAACCTGGAAGATGCTAAAATTGCCGTAGAAGAATATGGCAATGCCATTCTTCAGCTGGCTAAAGCAAATATCTTCCCTGGCGACATGATGACCAAAAATTTTGGTGTCACCCGGCAAAAAAGAGTAATTTTTTATGATTACGACGAAATTGAGTTTTTGACCAAGATGAATTTCCGTATAAAGCCCAAGCCTGTGACTTTTGATCAGATCTATGCTTCGAGGCCTTGGTATGAAATCGCCAAAAACGATGTTTTTCCAGAAGATTTTAGGCGATTTATGATTGGGCGGGCCGATGTAAAGCCCCACTTTTTTGATTTTCACGAGTTACTCTTTGATCCAAAACATTGGCAAGCCATTCAGGAACGTATCGAACATGGTGAACTATTGCACGCATTTCCCTATCCTGAGTACATGCGCTTCCGTCCTGAAGAAGAAGTATAG
- a CDS encoding (2Fe-2S) ferredoxin domain-containing protein, with product MGKFRKFIFVCAGSDCKKNGCKGLLKDIHELTKLDTHKGKYKIVKTKCMDFCKTGPMVVINNEVIKKGTREKIHQILEGKNTLD from the coding sequence ATGGGAAAGTTCAGGAAATTTATATTCGTTTGTGCTGGATCTGATTGTAAAAAAAATGGCTGTAAGGGACTATTAAAGGATATCCATGAGCTGACCAAACTGGATACTCATAAAGGAAAATATAAAATTGTCAAGACCAAATGCATGGATTTTTGCAAAACTGGTCCCATGGTCGTAATCAACAATGAAGTGATCAAAAAGGGAACCAGGGAAAAGATTCATCAAATCTTGGAAGGAAAAAATACCCTGGATTAA
- the metH gene encoding methionine synthase: protein MDKNIRNSQLKLSGLEPLVFTPELNFVNIGERTNVTGSKKFARLILNGQFDEALEVALDQVRGGAQVLDVCMDEGMLDGEAAMVKYLNLIASEPEISRIPIVVDSSKWNIILAGLKCIQGKGIVNSISLKNGEEEFIHQAKTIKKFGAAVVVMAFDEDGQADTYQRRIDICKRSYDILVDVVKFNCQDIIFDPNIFPVATGMEEHRSNAIDFFKATKWIKENLPGAKVSGGVSNVSFSFRGNNPVREAMHAAFLYHAIQHGMDMGIVNPAMLEVYDDIPKDLLEHVEDVLWDRRDDATERLLDFAETVKSSGKKEVASEAWRAEPVEKRIEHSLVKGIIDHIESDAEEARQNLRSPLKVIEGPLMDGMNVVGDLFGSGKMFLPQVVKSARVMKKAVAYLEPFMPKAGDADFNEEKSSIKKVLLATVKGDVHDIGKNIVGVVLACNSYQIIDLGVMVDAQTIIDEAIKNDVDIIGLSGLITPSLDEMVNVASELERQGLKLPLLIGGATTSRIHTAVKIDPVYSGTVVHVLDASKSVPVAGEAISEETKEAYHQKIKATYAELRESHQAKQEAKKLATYEEAKANPVVIDWKDYAPAKPVKLGKTIRDLDLNVLRKYIDWTPFFSTWMLSGKYPKILKDDVVGEQAQKLFDEANAMLDKAIAEDWLQAKAVVGLYPVRRSGDDLSILDEQLHETGTTFHFLRQQGKKGKGVPNRSLADYLHPEQVDYFGGFAVTAGLNMDKKVDAFKAEGDDYNEIMFKAIGDRLAEAAAEYMHEVVRKDLWGYATNEEFDNDALIKEAYAGIRPAPGYPACPEHSEKVTLFELLDAQNSIGVELTDSFAMLPTSSVSGFYFGHPESKYFGLGKIGEDQVESYAKRKGVSKEQAEKWLSPNLAYNPRLNPVLE, encoded by the coding sequence ATGGATAAGAATATTAGAAATAGCCAGCTCAAATTATCAGGGTTGGAGCCATTGGTGTTTACACCTGAATTGAATTTTGTCAATATAGGTGAGCGAACCAATGTTACCGGATCAAAGAAATTCGCCCGTTTGATCCTCAATGGACAATTTGATGAGGCCTTGGAGGTAGCCCTTGACCAAGTAAGGGGTGGGGCACAGGTCCTCGACGTCTGTATGGACGAAGGAATGCTGGATGGTGAAGCAGCCATGGTGAAGTACCTTAACTTAATCGCTTCAGAACCTGAGATCAGCAGGATCCCCATTGTGGTGGACAGCTCGAAATGGAACATTATTTTGGCTGGCCTAAAATGTATCCAGGGCAAAGGCATTGTCAACTCCATCAGCTTGAAAAACGGCGAAGAGGAATTTATCCATCAAGCCAAAACCATCAAGAAGTTTGGTGCCGCTGTGGTGGTCATGGCCTTTGATGAAGATGGCCAGGCAGACACTTACCAGCGTCGTATAGATATCTGCAAGCGTAGCTATGATATATTGGTGGATGTCGTAAAATTTAATTGCCAGGACATCATTTTTGATCCTAATATTTTTCCCGTGGCCACCGGAATGGAAGAGCACCGAAGCAATGCAATCGACTTTTTCAAGGCCACAAAATGGATAAAAGAAAATCTGCCAGGTGCCAAGGTAAGTGGCGGTGTCAGCAATGTGAGTTTCTCTTTCAGGGGAAACAACCCGGTCCGTGAAGCCATGCATGCGGCGTTTTTGTACCATGCTATCCAGCATGGAATGGACATGGGAATTGTCAACCCCGCCATGCTGGAAGTTTATGATGATATTCCGAAAGACCTATTGGAGCATGTGGAAGATGTGCTTTGGGACAGAAGAGATGATGCTACAGAGCGTCTTTTGGACTTTGCTGAAACGGTAAAATCCAGTGGAAAAAAAGAAGTGGCCAGCGAAGCTTGGCGTGCTGAGCCTGTTGAAAAGAGAATTGAGCATTCCCTTGTAAAAGGAATTATAGATCATATCGAAAGTGATGCTGAAGAAGCCCGCCAAAACCTAAGGAGTCCGCTAAAAGTTATCGAAGGCCCTCTTATGGACGGGATGAACGTCGTGGGTGACCTTTTTGGATCAGGTAAGATGTTTTTGCCACAAGTGGTGAAATCTGCTCGGGTGATGAAAAAGGCAGTGGCCTATCTGGAGCCCTTTATGCCCAAGGCCGGTGATGCCGATTTCAACGAGGAGAAGAGTTCGATCAAAAAAGTCCTGCTGGCTACTGTAAAAGGTGATGTCCATGACATTGGCAAGAATATCGTAGGAGTGGTCTTGGCGTGTAACAGCTACCAGATCATCGATCTAGGGGTCATGGTAGATGCACAGACGATCATCGATGAAGCCATTAAGAATGATGTGGATATTATCGGTCTGAGTGGGCTTATAACGCCGTCATTGGATGAGATGGTGAATGTGGCATCCGAGCTGGAAAGACAGGGATTGAAGCTGCCTTTGCTGATCGGTGGTGCCACTACGAGTAGGATTCACACTGCTGTAAAAATTGACCCTGTTTATAGTGGCACGGTGGTTCACGTATTGGATGCATCCAAGTCTGTTCCAGTGGCAGGGGAAGCGATCAGTGAAGAGACCAAGGAAGCCTATCACCAAAAGATAAAGGCTACCTATGCAGAGCTTAGGGAAAGTCACCAAGCCAAGCAAGAGGCCAAAAAATTGGCCACTTATGAAGAGGCGAAGGCAAATCCGGTCGTAATTGACTGGAAGGATTATGCTCCTGCGAAGCCTGTCAAACTGGGGAAAACTATACGTGATCTGGACCTCAATGTGTTAAGAAAATACATCGACTGGACGCCGTTCTTCAGTACATGGATGCTTTCTGGAAAGTACCCCAAGATCCTTAAAGACGATGTGGTCGGCGAACAGGCCCAAAAGCTCTTTGATGAAGCCAATGCCATGTTGGATAAGGCCATCGCTGAAGATTGGCTGCAAGCCAAGGCTGTCGTAGGCCTCTATCCCGTCAGGAGAAGCGGGGATGACTTGTCGATCTTGGATGAGCAGTTGCACGAAACCGGCACCACTTTCCATTTCCTTCGTCAGCAAGGCAAAAAAGGCAAAGGAGTACCAAATCGTTCATTGGCGGATTACCTTCATCCTGAACAAGTGGATTATTTTGGTGGGTTTGCGGTTACCGCGGGATTGAATATGGACAAAAAAGTGGACGCGTTTAAAGCAGAAGGCGATGACTATAATGAAATCATGTTCAAAGCCATCGGTGACCGACTGGCCGAAGCAGCTGCAGAGTACATGCATGAAGTGGTCCGGAAAGATCTTTGGGGCTATGCCACCAACGAGGAATTTGACAATGACGCCTTGATCAAAGAAGCCTATGCCGGCATCCGGCCTGCGCCAGGCTATCCTGCCTGTCCTGAACATTCAGAAAAAGTGACCCTTTTTGAATTACTTGATGCCCAAAACAGCATTGGTGTGGAATTGACCGATAGCTTTGCTATGCTTCCGACCTCTTCTGTCAGTGGTTTTTACTTTGGTCACCCAGAAAGCAAGTATTTTGGGTTGGGCAAAATAGGAGAAGACCAAGTGGAGAGTTATGCAAAACGAAAGGGAGTATCCAAGGAACAAGCAGAAAAATGGCTCTCGCCTAATTTAGCTTACAATCCCCGTTTAAATCCTGTATTGGAATAA
- a CDS encoding NUDIX hydrolase, translating to MKLEEVIHKLEEKVKRPLPGKEGQVKMAPQPLDNARFAQHDLTYAREGAVLILLYPNGNDCWIPFIKRPEYDGAHGGQISLPGGKKEEADTNLQETALRETEEEIGVPAQDVQVIGKLSQLYIPPSNFLVTPYIGFVEQMPTFIPDPREVSRVIQCDFKTLLDHNARKETTIQARNNTKIHAPYFDIDAEVVWGATAMILSELMVIWEK from the coding sequence ATGAAATTGGAAGAGGTAATTCATAAGTTAGAAGAGAAGGTCAAGCGTCCACTGCCCGGGAAGGAAGGCCAGGTAAAGATGGCACCCCAGCCACTGGACAATGCGCGATTTGCCCAGCATGACCTAACGTACGCTCGGGAAGGGGCGGTTTTGATCCTACTATATCCAAATGGAAATGACTGCTGGATTCCTTTCATCAAAAGACCAGAGTATGATGGTGCTCACGGAGGTCAAATCTCTCTTCCTGGAGGGAAGAAAGAAGAAGCCGATACCAATCTCCAAGAAACAGCTCTTAGGGAAACAGAAGAAGAAATAGGGGTGCCGGCGCAAGATGTGCAGGTAATAGGAAAACTGTCCCAATTGTACATTCCGCCAAGTAATTTCTTGGTCACGCCTTATATTGGTTTTGTGGAGCAGATGCCTACGTTTATTCCTGATCCGCGTGAAGTGTCCAGGGTGATCCAGTGTGATTTCAAAACGTTGCTGGATCATAACGCCCGCAAAGAAACCACCATCCAGGCAAGAAACAATACAAAAATCCATGCGCCTTATTTTGATATTGATGCGGAAGTGGTCTGGGGTGCCACGGCCATGATCCTAAGTGAGCTGATGGTGATTTGGGAAAAGTGA
- a CDS encoding homocysteine S-methyltransferase family protein, translating into MNTRTDILLQQVEKRILILDGAMGTMIQRYTLEEDDFRTPALAGHPKALKGNNDLLSLSRPKIIRDIHDTYLEAGADIIETNTFSSTSIAQEDYDLSHLAYELNVESAKIAKEAALVYSQKTPDQPRFVAGAVGPTNRTASISPDVNDPGYRAINFDQLAEAYAEQVRGLLDGGVDIILVETIFDTLNAKAALFAIQEVFEEKDMPLLPEEGGIPVMISGTITDASGRTLSGQTTEAFLISVSHVPLMSIGLNCALGAKELRPYLKVLAEKAPFYVSAYPNAGLPNEFGQYDQTATEMAEQVEEFLKDGLINILGGCCGTTPEHIRVISEVSKKYKPRKLAFILEEE; encoded by the coding sequence ATGAATACACGAACCGACATATTACTTCAGCAAGTTGAAAAGAGAATCCTTATTTTGGACGGTGCCATGGGCACTATGATCCAGCGGTACACCTTGGAGGAGGATGATTTCAGGACGCCTGCTCTGGCCGGTCACCCCAAAGCACTTAAAGGCAATAATGATTTATTGTCATTGAGCAGGCCCAAGATTATCCGGGATATTCACGATACGTACCTGGAAGCCGGTGCTGACATCATCGAGACCAATACATTCAGCAGTACCTCTATTGCTCAAGAAGATTATGACCTTTCGCATTTGGCATATGAACTCAATGTAGAATCGGCAAAAATTGCCAAGGAAGCAGCCTTGGTCTATAGTCAGAAGACACCAGATCAGCCTCGTTTTGTGGCTGGGGCAGTGGGGCCTACCAATAGGACAGCCTCTATCTCCCCAGATGTCAATGATCCCGGCTACAGAGCCATTAATTTTGATCAACTCGCGGAAGCATATGCAGAGCAGGTGAGGGGGCTTTTGGATGGTGGTGTCGATATCATTTTGGTGGAAACCATATTTGATACATTAAATGCAAAAGCAGCATTATTTGCCATCCAAGAGGTCTTTGAGGAAAAGGATATGCCGCTTTTGCCAGAAGAAGGAGGGATCCCTGTTATGATTTCCGGAACTATCACGGATGCTTCCGGGAGGACATTGAGTGGACAGACGACCGAAGCTTTTTTGATTTCGGTTTCGCATGTACCTTTGATGAGTATTGGGCTGAATTGTGCTTTGGGGGCAAAGGAACTAAGGCCATATTTAAAAGTATTGGCTGAAAAAGCACCGTTTTATGTTAGTGCCTATCCCAATGCCGGACTTCCCAATGAGTTTGGTCAATATGACCAAACCGCTACGGAAATGGCCGAACAAGTAGAAGAGTTTCTCAAGGATGGATTGATCAATATCTTGGGGGGCTGTTGTGGCACTACCCCAGAACACATCCGTGTGATATCGGAAGTAAGTAAAAAGTACAAACCCAGGAAACTAGCGTTTATATTAGAAGAAGAATAG